ACGCCTGCGCCAGCATGCCGTGGCCCGGCGAGGCGCGACTGACGTTGCCGGGCTTGCGCACCGCCACGTCCCAGGCGCAGGCGTTCAGGAAGGCCTGGCGGGCGGGCGCGCTGGCGTCGGTGGAGACCGGCACGTCACGCCCGCCGGGCCGGCGCAGCGACGGGCGCCGGTTGTCGGTCGCACCGCGCGGCCAGGCTGGTGGCCAGCTTGCGGTCGATCAGGTCGTCGACCAGGGCGCGCGCGATGTTGAACGGCGTCACCTTCTGCAACCCGCGCCAGGCGGCCACGCCGTTGACTTCGAGCACCTGGATGGTCTCGCGGCCGGCCGCAGGCATCAGGTCGACGCCGGCGTAGTCCATCTGCAAGGCGGCTGCGGCGGCTTCGGCCAGGCGGGCCAATGCGGGCGTGAGTTCGGCCGGCTCGCAGCGTGCGCCTTGGGCGACGTTGTGGACCCAGTGCGCGCTCACGCGCCGCATCGCCGCCACCGCACGGCCGCCGATCACCAGCACGCGCCAGTCGTGGCCGGGCTGGCCGGACGCGCCGATCGGCGGCACGAAACGCTGCAGGTAAGCGAGCCGGCCGTCGCCGGGCGCGAAGTCGGCGAGCGGCTGGAACACGCCGTCGACCTGGCCGATCAGCCGCAGCCCCTTGCCCTGCGAGCCGAACAGCGGCTTCATCACCACCGCGTGGCCGGCGGCCGATTCGCGCATCACGATGCGGCGCGCCTGCGCCAGCGACTCGGTCGCCCAGGTCGGCGGCGCCGGCAGCCGCGCGGCGCGCAGCAGCAGGCTGGTCATCGACTTGTCGACGCTACGCTCGATGGCACGCGCGTCGTTGTAGACCGGCACGCCGAGCGCCTGCAGCGCGTGCAGCACACCCAGCCGCTTGGTGACCTGCTCGAAGCTGCCGCCGGCCACGCCGCGCACGATCACGGCGTCGGGCAGTTCGCGACCGTAGCCGGGCAGGACCAGACCGTGCCAGGCCGCGTCGGTATCGATGTCACAGTCGGCCAGATCGATGCAGCGCCCCACCCCACCGCGCTCGCGCAGCGCGCGCTGCAGCTGGCGGGTGTGCCAGCCGATCTCGTCGGTCATGATGGCCACGCGCAGGCCGGGCGTGGATGGGATCGCCATGCGCTCAGGCCTCGCGATGCCAGTCGGCCAGCAGCAGGTCCATGTTCAGGGCCCCGGCGTGGAAGGTCTGGCCGCTGTCGAGGTGGCTGACCCACACCTCGGCCGGTGCGAACAAGGCCGGGTCGATGCGGTAGAAGTCGTATTCGGCCGCCTTGAAGACCTCGGCGAACGGCCGGCCGTGATCGCGCGAGCCGGACGACGGCAGGCGCTGCGCCAGATCGCGTGCGGCCTCGGCCGTGCCGGTCACGCACAGCCGCACCTGGCCGCCGTAGAGGATCGCGTCATTCGTGCGGCCCATCGCCAACACGCCATCGGCCACCGGCGCCGGCAGAGGCGCGCAGGCCGAGCCGTCGACGATGTGGGCCAGGTCGAAACCCAGCTCGTGCGCCTTGTGCAGCGCCACCTCCAGCGCGCGGCCGACCACCTGGGTGGTGCCGGCGCGGCTGCGGGTGGGCGTGAGAATCAGCGTCAGGCCCTCGGCGGCCAGGCCGCAGTCGCGCAGCACCTTGTCGATCACGACCTGCGGCGGCGCGCGGTCAACCTCCAGCACCAGCACGCCCAGGTCGCAACGGTCGCGGTAACCGAGCTCGTCGAACAAGGCCTCCTTGCCCGCCAGCGCGCGTGCCGGGCCGGAGCCGAGCGAGAAGAACTTCTTGCCGCCGGTTTCTTCCTTGCTGGCCGCCAGGCTCCAGCCGGCGTACTGGCTGGCCAGGCAGGCCAGCACCGGCTGCGCGCTGCTCACCTCCAGCCACACCGGCCAGCCGGCCTGCAGCCCGGTGCGCTGGCGCACGCGGCCGAGGCCGCCCATGCAGATCTCGGCGATCAGCAGGCCGGCGTCGATGCTGC
This portion of the Leptothrix cholodnii SP-6 genome encodes:
- a CDS encoding ATP-grasp domain-containing protein — protein: MAIPSTPGLRVAIMTDEIGWHTRQLQRALRERGGVGRCIDLADCDIDTDAAWHGLVLPGYGRELPDAVIVRGVAGGSFEQVTKRLGVLHALQALGVPVYNDARAIERSVDKSMTSLLLRAARLPAPPTWATESLAQARRIVMRESAAGHAVVMKPLFGSQGKGLRLIGQVDGVFQPLADFAPGDGRLAYLQRFVPPIGASGQPGHDWRVLVIGGRAVAAMRRVSAHWVHNVAQGARCEPAELTPALARLAEAAAAALQMDYAGVDLMPAAGRETIQVLEVNGVAAWRGLQKVTPFNIARALVDDLIDRKLATSLAARCDRQPAPVAAPARRA
- the mch gene encoding methenyltetrahydromethanopterin cyclohydrolase; translated protein: MSSSAPPLAGSTLSVNALAAPRVQALLARAGELGLRLQRTDTGVTLVDAGIDAPGSIDAGLLIAEICMGGLGRVRQRTGLQAGWPVWLEVSSAQPVLACLASQYAGWSLAASKEETGGKKFFSLGSGPARALAGKEALFDELGYRDRCDLGVLVLEVDRAPPQVVIDKVLRDCGLAAEGLTLILTPTRSRAGTTQVVGRALEVALHKAHELGFDLAHIVDGSACAPLPAPVADGVLAMGRTNDAILYGGQVRLCVTGTAEAARDLAQRLPSSGSRDHGRPFAEVFKAAEYDFYRIDPALFAPAEVWVSHLDSGQTFHAGALNMDLLLADWHREA